TGTGGAACTTGCAGAACCTTGCTCCTCTGCTTCTCCCATCCGTCCGTGTTCCATACACAAAGCTGCACATTTACATAAATAGCAATGACTTAATAATTGTTCCTCTTGATCATCTGAATTCTTGATTAGATGAGATTAGTCAATACCTGAGCGTCTGCTCCAGACGAAACCAGAACGTTTAGTACGTTGGAGAAGGCTAGGCCGGTTATTCTCTTGGAATGTCCTTTAAGCTTGCTCTTGACCTCATCAACGCGAACATTGTAAATCTGTATTGTACTATCATCCATTCCAATTGCAATAATATTGTTGTCCTGAGGGTGAAAAGCCAGAAACGTTGCAGCAGGCGGAGGCGGCATGAAAGTAGCCATTGTCTGCACTTAGTCAACAACATAAATCAAATGTCACAAAATGAAAAGTTGTTTGTGTTCATTACGCAGACAACTCCCTGAGGTACGGATCTTACCTTAAACGTCATCATATTAAATAAAGAGATCTTTCCTCCAGATGCTGACATCACATAGGAATCATTCTTGGATAAAGCAAAACACGGTATAGCTTCCTCTGAATTAGCTTCAGTCACATCGTTTGTCATTAAGATTCCGCTCGCTGGTTGCCACTGCTGAGGAGGTAACGAAGCCGTTGCCTATAAAAATAAACAGTTTTCATTACTTCGCCTCTTTCTGCGATGCTAAAGGCAAATTTTAGACGTTATGTACCTTTCCAGTAGCGTTACGGTCATTTCGCTGCCATTTCCAAAGCAGATGGATGGCATTTGATGCCAATGCCAATATCGCATTTCCAGAATTTGTGAAGATCAACCTCGATATCTGCAAAAGTTTTGAGTCTTTAGAATCAAAGCCATGTAAGAACAGCTTATGCTAGTCTTCGCGTTGGTACCTTGGTGACTCTCATATTCTCAGGGAGTCTCAAGGAGCGGCACTGAGAGGGTTCACCGACTTCAGTAAGCTTCCATATCTTAGACTTATCATTTGATTCTTCAGTGATCACTGGCTTCACATCTGCCATATTCCGTGAATCTCCATTCTGTTAGAGAGGAaaaagaggaatcaatgatgatTGGGCTAAGACTAAGCGATGGAAAACATTGaaggataaaaaaaacattggcTTTCCCTACCATTCCAGGGATGGAAACTACCGAGGCAGGTCTCTCAGCAGCTCTCTCTGCCACCGCAATGTTGTTGATTGCAGGCTACATATGTGAAATGGAAAATTTAGTGTTAAGGAAATTTCAGTGGGGGGTTCGTAATTTGCCTGTTGAAGATCCAAAGAGCAGAAAATTCAGCACCTTGGAGGATTCAGAAGATAAGTTGTCGACCGTGTGCAATAGCCTTAAACCATCTGTGTTTGCCATAACCTTAATCATATTGTCATTGGCAGAAACGGCCAAGAGAGAGCCTTCCTTGTTAAACCGGATCCGTGGGCTTGCCTAAGATATTAATAGAGCCATGATGACTgcaactaaataaataaaatatttagtttccaATTGAGATATTTGTTTTAACATACCTGAAGACCCCCATCAGCATCAATGGCAGTCAACAGCTGGACATTGTCCATATCCCAGAACTTAATGGAGAAGTCATCACCAGCAGCAAGATAGCGGTTTTTAGTAGTATCGAACTGAACGACACCAAGAGAACGCTTGTGGAATCCTTGATAAGTTCTCTTAACAGCTCCTTCGCTTTCATTCCACTCAACTATGTATGAATCCCCATCTTTGCTCGTCCCACAAGAAAATAGCCTACCGATGTGAGCAAAAAGAGTAGTCAGACTTTAAGTTCGTTATAACATCATGACGACACAAAACATAACCAAGACATTAGAAATgtgaaaatcattttattaccTAGTTCCATCAGCACTGTAGGCCATTGTTGTACACCAGCGACCAGGAGCTTCGTAGTCAACCCGAGAACCCATATTATCATATAGCCACGCTTTTATTTTCCCGTCAAGCGCAGTTGAAAAGATGAACTTATGCACCAGAAGAGATAACCAAGTCAGGGCCATACTAAATCTGAAACGAAATCATTTAACTGTTGCGACCTACCTGAATGTTTTCTTTGTAGTGAGGGCAGATAGAGTAAACGGGAGCCTCATGGCCTTCAAAAGTATGCCTTTTTACACCCGTTGCAGCATCCCAGACCTTAATTTGACGTACTGATTAATACCTTTTTGAGTTTCAAAGGAAAAAAGGAGTTACTGAAAGGAATGTCAAAAAGACTGAACCTTGATGGTTTTGTCATCACCACAAGTAGTAAAACATAGTTGCTTGTTTGGAGTGGAGAATGCAATGTCATTTACACCACCAACATGAGCATCaatctgaaaagaaaaaaaactgctGTTATTTACAGATAATGGAAGAAACGCTCGTAAAAATGTAGTAACGATATAACACCTCAAGGTGTTGTCTCATATCTTCACCACCGTGATAAGAGTATAGCTGTACAATATGTCTCGAATAAGCAACTCCTGCAGTTGAAAACGCACATATGAATATCCAAAGCAGTTGACAGAGCATTTCTAATCTCAAATCTTACCGAATAAAGAACCATCTGGGCTCCAAATCACACGGTTGACAGAAACGACAGGTTCTTTCACTAAAGCAGCCTGAGGACCAGAAAATTTTGTtcactaaatattaaaataaatactgGATTTTAAGATTATGGTCGATTTTCAGAAAGAAAGGCACCTGCAAGGGCATTGAACATTTACTCAAGTCCCAGACTTTGAAAGTCTTTTGAACTAGACGTTCTCGAGAACCGACTTCCCAGAGCCCAATATCCCCAACATTTGTACCAACTGAAACAATGCAAATTGAAACAACTTCTGATGTTACAAAATTTCTGATGATTTTTATCACAAGCAGGAAACAGACCTAGTAGGAGAGTCTGTTTGATTGGATGGAAATCCATGCTCATGGGAGATGAGCCTTGGCTCAAAGTTCGTGCTACTGTCTTAGGCAAGTCATCAGGTGCTTTGAAGGCTTGGGTATGACCATGTGCCTGTCCCGGGAATGTCATCGGTAACATGTTCACACCAAGATTCACCTACACTCGAGGAGCAAAGAAGAAATACGTGTAAAACTAACAAAACCAGTAGAGTGAAATAtatcttttcttttgatttttgtcACCTCGTCAGAGATTCCCATAGGTCTTGTTCTTTTTGAGACATGTTCCGAATCACCTGATGGATAGTCTACAGCGGAATTACTTGGAGGAGTTCTCGGGTGCTTCAAGGCTGCTAAGAAGACCAAAACAGGAGAAAATGTTACATAGATCACAGGTGAGACTTAAAAGGTCCTGAGAAAGGCAAGTATAAAATGTGAAACACGATAGTTTCACACACCTTGGATGGATGGAGAACCTAGAGCTATGGCTCCTCCAGACACAGCTGGATGAGGAACAGAGGAAGAACTAGACATCCAACCAGCAAGGGGTGTCGGAACCTGAGAAGGTGTTGGTTGAAATGGCTGGAGACATAAAAGGAAAGTCAAGAACACCATGTGAAGGTGTAAACTAGAGAACTAGGACCAAAATCAGCTGGAAATACACCTACCCCATGTGCGCCTAAAGGAGGAAATCCTCCGGCTTTTGGTAGTGATCCAAGCAGCGGGTTGTTGACAGGGGATGGTGCTCGTGCATCGTTTGGTAAGCGACAGGAGTGATCCACAAAGAGAGTCTTTATATCAGGATTTGGCCTTGGATTTTTACAAAGCTGATGTTGCCAGTTTAAGCTGCAAGTTACATAGAAACTAAGGGTTAAAGCAGCTGAGGGAATGAAAATTTGTAACTGGAACAAGGAAGGAAGATCCATACCTCTGGTTAATCAGCGTTCTCAGCCGTGAATTTCTAAGGGTAGGAAACTGCAGCTTATCACGGAATAACGGGTTCGCTTCAATCAACTTTTTAAGTTCCACCAACATGATAGATCTGGCTGACTTTGTGTCTCCGTACTTGGATAACTGCTCGTTCTCCCTGAAGTTAAACAGCTTAGAAACTCTTTTGCACAATGCTTAAACCCTCAATCAAACTTGTTAAAACTCTGTATGGATTACCTGAAGTTTTCTAAGGTCAAGAGCTGAGTGATTTCCTTGAAAAGCTCCTCATTAAAAGTGGAAAACACTCTCAAATCTTTGACTAAAATTTCAACAGCCTTTGGACGATCATGCCTACAGAATAAAAGCACCACAACGAATCAGTCAAACAAACACAAGTAAGTCTTCTTTTTGTGGATTTTAAACGCACATGACTCTTACTTATCCAAGGCCTCGAGATACTTCTGCTTCCTAATCTCGAAGAATATCTTCATGGAGTATCTATTATCATCAACTTTGGTAAAACCAGAGAGATACTTCTCTACCTCATCCCAGTTTCCACTGTGCACTTCATCCTCAAAATACTTCATACTGAAGAAAAACCCAGACTCTTGTTCCAGCCTAATTTTCACAAAATCAAACTTCAATACATTACAACAAACTATGATTCTTCACAAACcccagataaaaaaaaaaaacttacttatGAACAGTCTCTTTGAACTTCTCTTCATCTAGAAACTGTAAGATCAAGAACACGAGCTCCCTACTGAGAGAAGACATGTCTTTTCAACTCAGATGCGCAAAACCCACCAAATCAATCACCAGATCTGCGAAACCATCATCAATCCAAAAAAACTGGGTTTCAATTATTCATagcaataattaaattaaaaaaaaatgaaaatggaggttataaataatttaatactcTCCTACCAATATATATCCATTTCAGTAATTAGTGTAATATAAGGTGTTAAATCGGGAAACACTACATGAacaaaaatagcaaaataccCAGAAAAGCTACACGGCTTAAACATAAATCCAAAGAGCTAGATTCCATTAACAAATCTCACAAGCGTGAAGCTTATACTTaccatgaagaagaagagaaagagagagagatcgatTTCACAAGGCCTGAGCTTCAGTTTCTCTCTCCTCAGCTGAAAGAGGCGAAGGATTTgggttttctctctctcttcaatatttatttattatacgaAGCATTTAAATCGgaggtttttaattttttcctgTAAAGGGAATTTTGATATGGGAAGGTGACAGGTAACGGAGAGCATGATAAGTAACAGCACTTATTAGAGGATAAGGAAGCTGATTCTGATAAGTGTACCTACTTATGCATACCAGGATATACGACTTAGCCGGCTACTATTCTCCAGGCTATCGGCTCGGAAATTCTCAGTTGCTAGCTGTCCTCCACGGAGACATGATCCTCTGTTTCGAGACATGATTACACCCTCAGCGGAAACCGTTGATCAGGTACGATGAACCCGTAGAGTTTAATCCAACGGTTTATTTACCTTTCAGAGCGGAGTTGCTGCGTCCCCACATATTCATCATAACACGACAAAGTTTTTCCTTCTGAGATGCATCATCTTAAAAGTTATCTACCCTTGAAATGACAAATATTTCCTAATTTGCCATTTATTCTTGAAATGCGTTACTCGTTGAACATCACGTGATGGAGTGATAATTGAACTAGAAAGTGGGGAAAGgtagaataattttatttgattctaGATGAaagtttaaattcaaaaataaaaatggcagATTAAATGATTCTTTAgggaatataattttattacattaaatgtTCAATTTCCTTTTGACTATATGGATCCAATtatttagcatatatatatgtgcttatGTGCTAATTTATAGTAGGACAAAACTcaggtgaacctttaaattcacatCATTTTTTAGGACCAATTAAAAtgacacatagattattaattaaaaaacataaatagatacaaaaataaaaacgttaATTTTAGCGACGCTAACGCTTCCagctaaaccataaaccataaatcttaaattctaaaccctataccctaaattataaactcaaatctaaacccctaaacccaaactgtataccctaaaccctaatcctagaccctaaacccaaattatataccataaaactaaaaactagactataaacctaaactctatacaCTAAACCCAAGtcgtagaccctaaacccaaaccgtaaatcttaaacccaaattatataccctaaacccaaaaccttaaccataagtccaaacggtaaatcctaaacccaaaccgtaaatcctaaacccaaaacttataccctaaacccaaatcctatacTTAAAATCCAaacggtaaaccctaaacccaaaccccaaacttagatgttatagggtttgggttaaggtttacggtttaggtttagagtctaagacttgagtttagggtataggatttaggtttatagtctattttttgggtttaaggtatataatttgggtttatggtctaggattagggtttagggtataggatttgggtttaggagtttgaatttgggtttaaaatttagggtatagggtttagaatttaagatttagggtttaggattctCTGGAAGCGTTaacgtcgttaaaattagcattttttatttttttgtacctatttgttatttaatttaatattttttaattaataatctataggTCATTTTGATTGGTACTAAAGAGTGAGGTGAATTTAAAAGTTCACCCTAGAGGTTAACCTAacttttgttatttatattaaaagaaattatgcATGATGACATTATAATCTTATATTTCTCTTTTGGAAAATAATGATAAATAGTTATTGAGAACAAAACCACATTTATTCATTGCTACCAGATGATGTTATCTGGGATCTATAACAAATTATTCAGCAAGTGAAGTTTTAATctgtttagcaaaaaaaaaaaaaagtgaagttTTAATCTGTTCACTAGAAACATCTAATTTGACGTCATTAGCTTAAAGTTTCCCgcaccaaaacaaaaagaaaaatattagttGTTTAATTGCTCAAGAATGATAATGCTTTATTTTGCTTAAAGTTATGGGTGCGAAAGTAAAGTATTAACTTTTGAAAAGCATAtgatattcttttattttacacAGTAATACGAGTATCTACTTTTCTAACGATGTTAATACATTCGTTTCGACACTATTTATTTAACCACGTCGACCTGGTTTCCACTATAGGAGGAATTGCCACGTTGGTGCAGACTAGGAATCGACTCTCCTCTAGTGCGAAATTATTAGTTCCACATGTGGCCACGCGGATATGGATCCGTGTTTACGGCACATTTGAATATTCAGGAGATGATCCATCAGTGGGTTGCACCTCTCACCCAAAGGTTAGATCTGTGTATTTAATAGATTCAgatttaacttttgtttttagaaaaaaaagtcaTACTAGTTATTTAAATACATGTGAATTCGACGGTTAACCACTAGCACGGGAGGAAACaataccaaaaccaaaagatGTTGCAGAACGTTTTCTATTGTTGTTAAAGAACTACAATTTTTGGCTTTggaactgaattttttttttttggtatatgaGAAGAATTTCATATTAATAGGAAGAGAGATTAATCATAATGAATCACAAAAGTTTTTATATGATCTATCGGTATAAACATCAGCAACATCGAATTAGATTAGTTTCTCTTCATCAAATAAGTGCTTGGACTACTAAGAAAATATCTAATGGAGAGATAGTTGGAGAAATAACAAAACCCTATATCTTTCATTGCAAAACCAATAAACTggaaaaatatgaattattttgTGAAAGAACTTCTGTgcctgaaaaattaaaatttgcgTTTGTGGAAATTATCAAGTGATCGGAGATAAAAAAGAAGACCCAAAATTTTATGAACAATGTGGAGTTGGATTTGTTGATTCAGCTGGAACTTTGGCCTATTAGGTTCGATTTTGCCTTGACCACCTATCCGCACATTGATTAGAATAATGTgtatcatgatgcaagcagtgGAGGATCTAGGAGAGTTTATACTGGGGGCACTATCGTAGAATTTGAACTAGCTGGGGGCATTAGATTTGAATGAGTTATAAACCATTATCACAAGATtagttaagaaaataaaaaaatgaatggGGGCATGTGACCCGTTGCTACCAATGTACGTCCGCCTTAGATGCAAATACAAAGTCTTGTGAGACTAGTCCATGCAGTGCCGTGCGAAAGATATTAGGGGCCTATggcaaaaataatttatttaatatcaaatatgcatattaatttttttttaatacgaatcagaaaataaattgttttcttatcttatattttaaaattatttttaagaaaaattaatctTATGAAAATTAATGGCAAAAGTTATATTTTGGTTACAAGTGaaaattgtatatacaaaatcaaattatatgcAGGAAAATGTTTTCgacattcaaaataaaaaatatacaatgaAATTAATATTCACAACAACTAAGCAGAAATGGTCATATTATTGAAAAGTATTAAGAGATGATTATAGTTTTTATCATATTATCATATATTGATTATATGATTTATGAATATAGAGGTCCCAAAATATACTAATGTGAGAGAGGGCCTGGGACCAATGCCCCAAAATTGATAAGGTGAGCACGGCtctgagtccatggaccaatGAAACCTTTGCAATTCCcacagttataaaaaaaaactgaagtcGACAGTTTAATTTTCTTGTGGAtcgaaaataaaaacgtgtatAGAAAGTAAATATGTGTTATCCGGAACATCATGGCCCAATGGTAAGGACGGACTCCTTCCTGCACCCAGGTTGCGAGTTCGAATCCTGCCGGAGGGAACTACCTCATTATGTCTCTGGACATCCCACACGGATATGGGTCCATGATTTAGggcccatttgaatacccggagAGATGGTCTATCCGTGGGTTGCACCTCCCCTTGGGGATTAGTCTGGGCCTCTCCATAGGCCTGGGATATCCTcaggttaatcaaaaaaaaaaaaaaaaaaaagtaaatatgtGTATagagcaggagcggatgcagaaCGTGATTGGGTGTGGCACGTGCCCCATACaagtttttgtattttcttcgcTAACTAGCTTACAATTTATCTAAATAGCCCTAATATAAATATTCTTTATAATATGTGCCCATACTCACTAACTTGTTGGATCCGCCACTTGTATAGAGCGAAGATGCCATACCAAccaatattttgaaatattgttGAGTgggaaaattaataaataataacaagggataacaaaaaaaatgaattatttgGTTTGGCAGGTCAACGTCTTATTATCAATCAAAAGTTAGTGAAGAACATTAACTATGAAAAGGAAAGTTATAAATTAAGATGTCAATATCAGACAACAACTCGTCAGTGCAGTTTGATACGTTTCATTATGAGGGTCACCATGTACATGCATGTGCATGATGTAATTATTACATATTTATCTGATTATGAACCTGAATAGGAAGTATTTAATAAAACTGGGTGAATGGATCtgttaattgttttttgttaGTTATTGATAATTAAGTATTTACTATTTTCTGTATAGGCTCTGGAGTAAACACTCCTTATGTAGATTTGTGATAAATAGGCTCTGGACTCAATTAGCTCAAAGTCTATGTTTTCGATTAGTTTTGTTGCTTCAAACAGTATTGATGTTTTGTTTGGGTCAATGCAAAGACAGTCTATAACTTTATAATCATTATGTTTTATTATCTTTAGTGTACACGATTTTTTGGTGATTCTACATTGCTCAAAATCAAAATGGTAATAGGAAGTAggcctgaaaaaaaaaaaaccgaaacgaagaaccgaaccgaaatatccAAAACCGGAACCGGACCGAAACTTTCAAATACCCGAATGGTTCCTACATTTTTTATCCGAAATAATTGAAACGAACCGAGAATcaaacgggtacccgaatatataaaaatattaattatatatacatatgacataactaaataaatatttaaaatttaaaactctattaaaagtatcaaaaatatttttaattaactaaattattacttcctccgtttcaatatagatgatgttttaaaagatgattattttgtttcaatttaaatgaaatttttagattttaaggttaactttaactttattggaaactATTTAACGAATTAGATTTTATAGTCTtttataattgattttaaaattatatctttaatttttttttatagaaaatgtaattttcttaatgTTTGTGCACTAAggtaaaacatcaaatattatgaaacagatggagtataaattatctaaattatCTGAAAGTATCCAAAACTATCCGAAAGTATCCAGATAATTTTattcgaaatatccaaagtaatccgaaataGCCAAAGCAATccgaaatatctaatttttttttatctaaatcatcataattatttatagtttaccataaataaccgatattttaccCGGATTAcccgaactacccgaactatccgaacccgaaacAAAACCAAATGAGAACCAAATTTTTTCAGGGTATTTTTCGGTTCCTAATTTTACTATCTGAACCAAACCGAAAGGTCATGTAGTAATGGATCCTCTAATCCCTATTTATACTATCCAATATCCGAAACGAACTGAACTGATACCTGAAATGCCTATGCGTAGGAAGCATGAATATTTCGAAATCTGTGAACATCTCTCAACTAcaaatttaatcatttttataaCATAACCTTTTTCTGGGTCAACACTTATTAAAATAACCTTTGTAAATGCTTTtcaaatatatgtgtatatatatatatattataatttaatttttctaaatagtTTCTTTTGTTGAGTTATCTAGTTCATGATTCAAATTGATGTCAAACTACACGAGTGGTTCAGATACTGAgacttgtttaattttttttttcggtcAAACATAAAACTTCATTCATAAGTAGGGTCTAACCTCCAAAGGAGGATGAAGAGTTAAGCAATAAGAGGGCTGACTTTGCCACAAAGTCAGCAAAGACATTACTCAATCGTGGGACATAAGTAAAGGAGGCATAAACAAAAGTAGAGCTAAAATGATAGATATCAAATATAATACCAAACAACACCGGGATAGATTTTCCTTCCTTCACCATATTGACGAGAGAAAGAGAATCCGATAGGATCATTAGAGTTTTCACATTTGGTGCAGCAGCATACATAACCGCTGAACGGATGACGAGGGCTTCAGCCATTAACACCGATGAGACAGAGCAACGAGAGTCACTAATGGAGTTCAACTTCGGAACATGAGTTTGACGTGTAAAGACACAGCCAATACCACAACGTCGAGTAACAGCGTCCCAAGCAGCATCCACGTTGCAGATGACGGTGTCTGGAGCGGGAGTGGTTGCATATTGCCGGGAGGGTGGATGATTAGGTGTCGGGTTCAGGGAGGTAGATGGCTCAATCTCCTAAGCAAATTGCCATTCTTTTGCATCAGCAATTGATTTGGCTAAGATTTCCATACCGGAAAAAGTTTTGTTCTCAAAACAGAGTTTGTTACGCGCCTTCCAAAGGTTCCACAATATCCAAGGCCATAGGGGAATGTAGAGTCCAACCAGTGGTAGTACTGTGTGCGTTGAAGCTCCTATCAGCAGGGCAGCTATCGATGGAGTACTTGGCGATGGCCTAGACGACATTGGGGTGAGGTTCCAAACACTATCGGAAACTGAGCAGAGTAGGAACACATGTAGTTCGTCCTCTCCAGTATCACAGGTTTTACAGTTGAAAGGAGGGAGGCCTCGGGTAGGTAGGTTAGAGCTGACAGGAATGGCTTTGCGGACTACTTTCCAGAGAAAGTCCTTTAGCTTTGGAGTTGTCTTAATGTTCCATATATTCGTGCACCAGTCAAACTCAGGGAGCACTAGTGGCCTTTCTGATTTGTGTAGCATTCCTGCCCCATAACCCGACTTGGTAGAGTAGTTTCCAGTTTTATCTAAGAGCCAAGCAAGTCTGTCAGCAGCTGGAGCAGAGCTTGTGATCAGTCGGAGAATAGTGTCTTCATATTGGGGAAGATATGTTCGGATCTTTTCCTTATCCCAGTTGTTTGTGATAGGGCACATGAGGTC
This Brassica napus cultivar Da-Ae chromosome C6, Da-Ae, whole genome shotgun sequence DNA region includes the following protein-coding sequences:
- the LOC106376654 gene encoding topless-related protein 1 isoform X2; translation: MSSLSRELVFLILQFLDEEKFKETVHKLEQESGFFFSMKYFEDEVHSGNWDEVEKYLSGFTKVDDNRYSMKIFFEIRKQKYLEALDKHDRPKAVEILVKDLRVFSTFNEELFKEITQLLTLENFRENEQLSKYGDTKSARSIMLVELKKLIEANPLFRDKLQFPTLRNSRLRTLINQSLNWQHQLCKNPRPNPDIKTLFVDHSCRLPNDARAPSPVNNPLLGSLPKAGGFPPLGAHGPFQPTPSQVPTPLAGWMSSSSSVPHPAVSGGAIALGSPSIQALKHPRTPPSNSAVDYPSGDSEHVSKRTRPMGISDEVNLGVNMLPMTFPGQAHGHTQAFKAPDDLPKTVARTLSQGSSPMSMDFHPIKQTLLLVGTNVGDIGLWEVGSRERLVQKTFKVWDLSKCSMPLQAALVKEPVVSVNRVIWSPDGSLFGVAYSRHIVQLYSYHGGEDMRQHLEIDAHVGGVNDIAFSTPNKQLCFTTCGDDKTIKVWDAATGVKRHTFEGHEAPVYSICPHYKENIQFIFSTALDGKIKAWLYDNMGSRVDYEAPGRWCTTMAYSADGTRLFSCGTSKDGDSYIVEWNESEGAVKRTYQGFHKRSLGVVQFDTTKNRYLAAGDDFSIKFWDMDNVQLLTAIDADGGLQASPRIRFNKEGSLLAVSANDNMIKVMANTDGLRLLHTVDNLSSESSKPAINNIAVAERAAERPASVVSIPGMNGDSRNMADVKPVITEESNDKSKIWKLTEVGEPSQCRSLRLPENMRVTKISRLIFTNSGNAILALASNAIHLLWKWQRNDRNATGKATASLPPQQWQPASGILMTNDVTEANSEEAIPCFALSKNDSYVMSASGGKISLFNMMTFKTMATFMPPPPAATFLAFHPQDNNIIAIGMDDSTIQIYNVRVDEVKSKLKGHSKRITGLAFSNVLNVLVSSGADAQLCVWNTDGWEKQRSKVLQVPQGRSTGALSDTRVQFHQDQVHFLVVHETQLAIYETTKLECMKQWPVRESSAPITHATFSCDSQLIYASFMDATICVFTSANLRLRSRVNPSAYLPASLSNSNVHPLVIAAHPQESNMFAVGLSDGGVHIFEPLESEGKWGVAPPPENGSSSALASTPSASDQPQR
- the LOC106376654 gene encoding topless-related protein 1 isoform X1 encodes the protein MSSLSRELVFLILQFLDEEKFKETVHKLEQESGFFFSMKYFEDEVHSGNWDEVEKYLSGFTKVDDNRYSMKIFFEIRKQKYLEALDKHDRPKAVEILVKDLRVFSTFNEELFKEITQLLTLENFRENEQLSKYGDTKSARSIMLVELKKLIEANPLFRDKLQFPTLRNSRLRTLINQSLNWQHQLCKNPRPNPDIKTLFVDHSCRLPNDARAPSPVNNPLLGSLPKAGGFPPLGAHGPFQPTPSQVPTPLAGWMSSSSSVPHPAVSGGAIALGSPSIQAALKHPRTPPSNSAVDYPSGDSEHVSKRTRPMGISDEVNLGVNMLPMTFPGQAHGHTQAFKAPDDLPKTVARTLSQGSSPMSMDFHPIKQTLLLVGTNVGDIGLWEVGSRERLVQKTFKVWDLSKCSMPLQAALVKEPVVSVNRVIWSPDGSLFGVAYSRHIVQLYSYHGGEDMRQHLEIDAHVGGVNDIAFSTPNKQLCFTTCGDDKTIKVWDAATGVKRHTFEGHEAPVYSICPHYKENIQFIFSTALDGKIKAWLYDNMGSRVDYEAPGRWCTTMAYSADGTRLFSCGTSKDGDSYIVEWNESEGAVKRTYQGFHKRSLGVVQFDTTKNRYLAAGDDFSIKFWDMDNVQLLTAIDADGGLQASPRIRFNKEGSLLAVSANDNMIKVMANTDGLRLLHTVDNLSSESSKPAINNIAVAERAAERPASVVSIPGMNGDSRNMADVKPVITEESNDKSKIWKLTEVGEPSQCRSLRLPENMRVTKISRLIFTNSGNAILALASNAIHLLWKWQRNDRNATGKATASLPPQQWQPASGILMTNDVTEANSEEAIPCFALSKNDSYVMSASGGKISLFNMMTFKTMATFMPPPPAATFLAFHPQDNNIIAIGMDDSTIQIYNVRVDEVKSKLKGHSKRITGLAFSNVLNVLVSSGADAQLCVWNTDGWEKQRSKVLQVPQGRSTGALSDTRVQFHQDQVHFLVVHETQLAIYETTKLECMKQWPVRESSAPITHATFSCDSQLIYASFMDATICVFTSANLRLRSRVNPSAYLPASLSNSNVHPLVIAAHPQESNMFAVGLSDGGVHIFEPLESEGKWGVAPPPENGSSSALASTPSASDQPQR